AAAATATCAAATACCAGCAACAGAAAAAACTCCTGAAATTAGATATTTTAGAAATAGAAATAGACTTCTTCATGGAATTGGCCCTAGCAATCAAATAAAATATAAGGGTAAATGGATTGATATAAAATATGATATAGTTGATGGTATCAAAACTGGATATACTACTAAAGCAGAACAATGCCTTGTTTCAACTGCATTTAAGGACAATAGAAGAGTTATTTCTGTTGTTTTAAAGACTAATAGACCTAATCAGTATTTGGACTCAAGAAAGCTGATTGACTATGGTTTTGATAATTTTAAGAAAATAAATGTTATTAATTCTGGTACTAACCTAAAAACAATTGAAATTGAAAATGGGATTGAGAAAACCTTAGATTTACTAACCCAGGATAGTATTTCAAAAATTGTTCCTAATGATACCATAGAATCTAATATAAAGCAAAAAATTGAACTGAGTTCAGATATAAAAGCCCCTATAACTAAGGGAGAAGTATTAGGTACCGTTTCCTTTAGTCTTAATGGTGAGGTTATAGGTAGTACAAATTTGATTGCTAAGAGTTCTGTAGATGAGAAGCAGTTATATAAGATAATTAAAAGAATACAAGACCCCCAAAATATGTCACTATATAAGATAATACTTGGAGTAATTGTTGTTTTTCTAGTCTGGAGAACAGTAGTAACTATAAGAAGAGTTAGAAGAAAACGTAGAAGATGGAAATGGTAAAAAAAAAAGCGACCTAAGAGTCGCTTTTTTTATTTAACAACTGCTATCATTTCTATTTCTACATTTACATCCTTAGGCAATCTTGCCACCTCAACACATGCTCTAGCAGGCTTATGAGTATTAAAATATTGTCCATATACTTCATTTATTCTACCAAATTGATTCATATCCTTAATGAAAACAGTTGCCTTTATTACATTTTCAAGTGTTGTACCAGCCTCTTCTAGTATAGCTTTTCCATTTTCTAAGCATTGTCTTGTCTCATCTTCAATGCTTCCCTGTACCATTTCACCAGTAGCAGAATTAAATGGTATCTGTCCAGAAACAAAAAGTAGATTTCCTGCTAAAATAGCCTGTGAATAGGGGCCAACAGCTGCAGGTGCCTTATCAGTATGTATTACTTTTAAATCCATAATTAAACCCTCCTAATATTATATAAATTGTAATAACAAACAAAGTGTTAACCTATAAAAACCAAATAAATGTATATATATATGACCTAATAGAACTTAAATCTCTATACAACTCCATTTATTTTGTATCTACTCTAATCTCATCTAAATAATTATATATAGTATATCTTGAAACACAAAGTACCTTAGCCACATAATCTATAGCTCCCTTTATTAAAAAGGCTCCTTGATTATCCAGTTTCTTAACAATATTTACTTTTTCTTCTTTCCCCATATAAGCTACTGGTTTACCCACTTCATCCAATGTATTTTTCACAATATCAATCAATACATCGTTTACTCTATTTCCACTATCCTGGGAACTCTTTTCGGTTTCTGAAACTTCAGTCTTTGTTAACTCATCTATTACCTTTTTTGCAACCACTAACTCAGATAGATCAAAGTTTATACAAAGGCACCCTAATACCACATCATTCTCATCCTTTATAAACATTGTTGAGGATTTTAAGGCTCTTCCTTCAAGACTCTTTCCAGTATAATTTATTATATTGTCCTTTATACTACCTTTACGTACTGCCTTTAATCCCACTTCTGTCATAGGACTTCCTACACTTCTACCAGTCACATGACCGTTCTTGATAGCAACTATAGAACTTTCCATCCTACTAAAATCATGAAGAATGACTTCACAGTTTTTCCCGAATGTTTTCGATAAACCTTCTACAATGGGTATATAGCTTTTCAAAATCGGGTTCAACGTCCTATCCATCAAATTCTCCCCCTAAATATGAATATTATTTTGCAACAATATTAACTAATTTTCCAGGAATACAAATAACTTTTATAATATTCTTCCCATCTATAAACGATTTTATCTTTTCGTTATCTAAGGCTAATTTTCCTATTCCATCCTTTGTCATATCTTTACTTACATTGATTTTATCCCTTACTTTTCCATTCACCTGTAAAACTATTTCTACCTCTTCTTTTACTAGGGCCTTTTCGTCGTACTTTGGCCAAGCTTCATTGTGTACGCTTCCTTTTTTGTCAAGTATACTCCATAACTCTTCTGTCATGTGGGGAGCAAATGGACAAAGAAGCACTAAAATAGTTTCTACAGACTTTGTGATTAAATCAGAATTTATTTTTTCTTTATCTATTTCCTTATATTTATATGTCTCATTTACAAGACCCATAATAGCACTAATTGCAGTATTAAAATTGAATCTTTGACTTATATCCTCAGTAACTTTTTTAACTGTATTGTTAATCACATAGTTCAATTCTTTATCTTCTTTTCCTTTTATCACTATAGCTGCATTTTCTGAGGATAAAACATATTCCTTGAGCTCATCTACTAATCTCCAAACCCTATTTAAAAATCTAAAGGATCCCTCTACTCCTGTATCGCTCCACTCTAAATCTCTTTCAGGTGGTGCAGCAAATAGAATAAATAGTCTTGCTGTATCAGCACCATACTCAGAAATTATTTCCTTAGGACTTACTACATTACCTTTAGACTTTGACATCTTAGCTCCGTCTTTAAGCACCATGCCTTGAGTCAATAGATTCTTAAATGGCTCGTCAACAGGAGATAATCCTATATCATGAAGAACCTTTGTAAAAAATCTTGCATATAGAAGATGTAAAATAGCATGCTCTACTCCACCAATATATTGGTCTACATCCATCCAGTAAGCTGCTTTTTTCTTATCGAAAAGCTTATCTGCATTCTTGGGATCAGTATATCTTAAGAAATACCAAGATGAGTCAACAAATGTATCCATGGTATCAGTTTCTCTTTTAGCCATAGCTCCACATTTAGGACAAGGAGTATTTTTAAAGGATTCACTTGTTGTCAATGGTGATTCTCCTTTTCCGCTAAATACAACATCTGTTGGAAGTAATACAGGCAAATCTTTTTCCGGTACAGGTACAATACCACATTTTTCACAATATACCATAGGTATTGGTGTTCCCCAGTATCTCTGGCGAGATATCAACCAGTCTCTAAGTCTATAATTAATAGTTCTTTTACCATAATTATTAGATTCCATAAACTGTATGATTTTCTCTAAACCATCCACGTTTTGTAGTCCATCAAATTCATCTGAATTTACCATTACACCTCTTTCAATATATGGTAATTCTAGATCTTCTACTTTATCTAGGTCCTCAGGTTTTATGACTGGTACTATATCAATATCATATTTTTTTGCAAACTCAAAATCTCTTTCGTCATGGGCTGGTACAGCCATAATGGCGCCTGTTCCATAATCCATAAGTACATAATTAGCAATATAAATCGGAATTTTTTTATTATTTAGTGGATTTACTGCATATTTACCAGTAAATATACCCTCTTTTTCTACATTACTTGCAGTTCTTTCAATGGTTGTGGCATGTTGTAATTTATTAACAAATGCTAATACATCGCTCTCATATTCACTACCACTTACTAATTCCTTCACTAAAGGATGCTCTGGTGCTAAAACCATAAATGTTACACCATAGATTGTATCTGGTCTAGTAGTAAATATATCTAGGGCCTTATCAGTCCCTTCAACTTCAAATGACATTTGGGCTCCATAACTTCTGCCAATCCAATTTGACTGCATGGTTTTAACTTTTTCAGGCCAACCCGTTAGTTTATCAATATCCTTAAGTAATTTATCGGCATAGTCTGTTATCTTAAAATACCATTGTTCAAGATTCTTTTTAATAACTACAGTCTCACATCTTTCGCATCTGTCATTAACAACCTGCTCATTAGCTAGAACAGTCTCACATGATGGACACCAGTTAACAGGTGACTTCTTCTTATATGCTAATCCATGCTCATAAAACTTCAAGAACATCCATTGAGTCCATTTATAATAATCGGGTAGGCACGTAGTAACTTCTCTATCCCAATCATAACTAATTCCTAATTCTTGTAACTGTTTTTGCATTTCAGCAACATTTTCTTTAGTCCATTTATCTGGATGAATATCATGCTTTATAGCTGCATTTTCTGCTGGAAGTCCAAATGCGTCCCATCCGATTGGATGAAGAACATTGTAGCCATTCATAGTCTTAAACCTCGCAACAACATCCCCAATTGAATAGTTTCTTACATGCCCCATATGCAATTTACCTGAAGGATATGGAAACATCTCAAGGCAATAATACTTCTCTTTATCAAAATTTTCATCAACCTTGAATGCTTTTTCTTCTTGCCATTTTTTTTGCCATTTTTCTTCAATTTCATTAAAATTATATTTTGTCATGGATTTGCCTCCTTCAACTTATTTTTCCCATGTGTGGAAAGTATTCTAATATAATGGGTATTTAGGTATAAAAAAAACGGTACCCAAAATTAACTGCCCCTAACTATATAGGGACGAGATTCTTCCCGCGGTACCACCCTATTTGACACTATGTCCACTTATATGGTTTTTTAAAGGTAACCAACCTAATATCTACCTAGATTATTCATAGAAAACTTAAAACTAAAATAATATTTTCAAACTTTCTATAACTAATCTGGGCTAAGGCAAGTTCAAAAGCTATCTATATCGATTCCCACCAACCATCGACTCTCTGAAGGCTATACACTTAAAAAGCCCTATAGTATTGGGCCCTTTTATATTGTCTAAATTCACTTAGTGAAATGACCTAAATTAACCTTTAATTAAAATAACTATCTACTACTCCTATATTTAAACTCTATTAAGTTGTGTTATCAATAATTGTAATAATTTTATCTTTCAATGTCAATATCTAATTCAATATATTTTGAACCTTTCCAAATTCTTTCTATATCATAAAAGCTTCTTTCATCTTCTGTAAATATATGAACAACTATATCCATGTAATCTAATAAAATCCAGTTTCCCTCATTATGACCTTCTTTATGATTTATAATTTCACCGATTTTACTTAATTGCTTTTCAACTTCATCAGCTAGAGCAGTTGTATGCCTTATTGAAGTTCCTGTTGCAATTACAAAATAATCTGCGAAGCCCGATATATCAGAAACATCAAGCAATACTATATCTTTTCCCTTTTTACCATCTAAAATTTTACAGATATTCAAAGCCAGCTCTTTTTCTTTTTTTGTCATCTAATATCCTCCCTTATATGTAGAACCAGGCCTAATTTATCTACCCTAAGAATACATTATACCCTAAGAAGGTCAAGTATAACAGATAAATTAAAAGCAATATACTCCCAGTGGTTCTTTTTAGCTTTCTATTGTATATCCCAGAACCAACTAATATCAGCATAAGTAATAATGACACTGGCAAATCAACATAAAGAGTATGGGGAATATCTTTGAATATTCTTCCAAATACAACTATATCTCTTTTACTGATAACGAGGCCATATTTTGTTGTAAAAGATGCTGTTCCCAGTATCATCGTACTATTTAATATATTTGCCCCTATTATATTGCCTACAGAAATTCCCTCGTGGCCCTTTACTATAGCAGTAATACTGGTTGTTAGTTCCGGCAAAGATGTTCCTAGGGCTATTAGGGTCAAACTTATGATTTGCTCAGGAACATTAAAGAACAGTGCTATTGTTCTTCCATTTTTTACTAAAAGTTGGGCTCCGATAATGATAAAAATAGCCCCCAGTCCAAATTTAGAAATATTAGTTAAAATAGCTTTAGACTTAACCCTTCCCTCGACTTTTTTATTTTCGACTAGTATATTGCTCCCCTTAAACTGCTTAAGATTTAATTGGATAAATATGAGTAAAACTACAAGTAAAATAGCTCCTTCGCTTTTTGACAATATTGTATCACTACTAAAAATTAATAATAGTATAGTTGAAATTATCATAAGTATACCTTTTTCACTAAAGAGCTTCCTATTTATATCTCCAGGTGCAAAAAGTACTGATGTAGAAAGTATTAATCCTATATTGCAGATTGTTGATCCCACAGCATTACCTATGGCCATATCCGGTGAGCCTTGAGCTGAAGCAAAAACAGAAACAAATAGCTCAGGTAAAGTTGTAGCTAAACTAACTATTGTTGCCCCTATTATAATAGTGGGTATCCCCGTGATGGTGGCAAACCAAACTGAAGCATCCACAAATAAATCTCCACCCTTAATTATTATAACAAGCCCAACCAAAAATAGTATAAAGGGAATATAAATCACAGCTGAATTCCTCCATTATCTCTTATTACTTCAATCTATTTGAATTGAAAAAATTTAAGAAATCATACTATATTATATTCATTTAACCTTTAAATTATTTAAAATCAAACTATTCCTAGCAAAAATACTATTGATATGTAAAAGTAGACCCCTGGAAATCACATGATTAATCGAATTATTTAAAGCCATTAGTGTGGCTTTATCCAAATCCTCTAAAGCTATTCCCC
The Maledivibacter sp. DNA segment above includes these coding regions:
- a CDS encoding D-alanyl-D-alanine carboxypeptidase; protein product: MKRIFVVMLIVSIIITSTFSSFAIASPPHIDISSESCVLIDFDTGEVLFEKNSHKQMYPASTTKIMTAILTLENTNLTDKIIIDKQTPFTDGSRMYVKEGEEFTVDQLLHALLIESANDSAVALAKHIAGSTEEFAKLMNKRAKELGALNTNFTNPHGLPDEKHVTTAYDLSMIAKYGMTLPKFKEIVKTIKYQIPATEKTPEIRYFRNRNRLLHGIGPSNQIKYKGKWIDIKYDIVDGIKTGYTTKAEQCLVSTAFKDNRRVISVVLKTNRPNQYLDSRKLIDYGFDNFKKINVINSGTNLKTIEIENGIEKTLDLLTQDSISKIVPNDTIESNIKQKIELSSDIKAPITKGEVLGTVSFSLNGEVIGSTNLIAKSSVDEKQLYKIIKRIQDPQNMSLYKIILGVIVVFLVWRTVVTIRRVRRKRRRWKW
- a CDS encoding RidA family protein; its protein translation is MDLKVIHTDKAPAAVGPYSQAILAGNLLFVSGQIPFNSATGEMVQGSIEDETRQCLENGKAILEEAGTTLENVIKATVFIKDMNQFGRINEVYGQYFNTHKPARACVEVARLPKDVNVEIEMIAVVK
- a CDS encoding PAS domain-containing protein, translated to MDRTLNPILKSYIPIVEGLSKTFGKNCEVILHDFSRMESSIVAIKNGHVTGRSVGSPMTEVGLKAVRKGSIKDNIINYTGKSLEGRALKSSTMFIKDENDVVLGCLCINFDLSELVVAKKVIDELTKTEVSETEKSSQDSGNRVNDVLIDIVKNTLDEVGKPVAYMGKEEKVNIVKKLDNQGAFLIKGAIDYVAKVLCVSRYTIYNYLDEIRVDTK
- the leuS gene encoding leucine--tRNA ligase, which codes for MTKYNFNEIEEKWQKKWQEEKAFKVDENFDKEKYYCLEMFPYPSGKLHMGHVRNYSIGDVVARFKTMNGYNVLHPIGWDAFGLPAENAAIKHDIHPDKWTKENVAEMQKQLQELGISYDWDREVTTCLPDYYKWTQWMFLKFYEHGLAYKKKSPVNWCPSCETVLANEQVVNDRCERCETVVIKKNLEQWYFKITDYADKLLKDIDKLTGWPEKVKTMQSNWIGRSYGAQMSFEVEGTDKALDIFTTRPDTIYGVTFMVLAPEHPLVKELVSGSEYESDVLAFVNKLQHATTIERTASNVEKEGIFTGKYAVNPLNNKKIPIYIANYVLMDYGTGAIMAVPAHDERDFEFAKKYDIDIVPVIKPEDLDKVEDLELPYIERGVMVNSDEFDGLQNVDGLEKIIQFMESNNYGKRTINYRLRDWLISRQRYWGTPIPMVYCEKCGIVPVPEKDLPVLLPTDVVFSGKGESPLTTSESFKNTPCPKCGAMAKRETDTMDTFVDSSWYFLRYTDPKNADKLFDKKKAAYWMDVDQYIGGVEHAILHLLYARFFTKVLHDIGLSPVDEPFKNLLTQGMVLKDGAKMSKSKGNVVSPKEIISEYGADTARLFILFAAPPERDLEWSDTGVEGSFRFLNRVWRLVDELKEYVLSSENAAIVIKGKEDKELNYVINNTVKKVTEDISQRFNFNTAISAIMGLVNETYKYKEIDKEKINSDLITKSVETILVLLCPFAPHMTEELWSILDKKGSVHNEAWPKYDEKALVKEEVEIVLQVNGKVRDKINVSKDMTKDGIGKLALDNEKIKSFIDGKNIIKVICIPGKLVNIVAK
- the rsfS gene encoding ribosome silencing factor, which codes for MTKKEKELALNICKILDGKKGKDIVLLDVSDISGFADYFVIATGTSIRHTTALADEVEKQLSKIGEIINHKEGHNEGNWILLDYMDIVVHIFTEDERSFYDIERIWKGSKYIELDIDIER
- a CDS encoding calcium/sodium antiporter encodes the protein MIYIPFILFLVGLVIIIKGGDLFVDASVWFATITGIPTIIIGATIVSLATTLPELFVSVFASAQGSPDMAIGNAVGSTICNIGLILSTSVLFAPGDINRKLFSEKGILMIISTILLLIFSSDTILSKSEGAILLVVLLIFIQLNLKQFKGSNILVENKKVEGRVKSKAILTNISKFGLGAIFIIIGAQLLVKNGRTIALFFNVPEQIISLTLIALGTSLPELTTSITAIVKGHEGISVGNIIGANILNSTMILGTASFTTKYGLVISKRDIVVFGRIFKDIPHTLYVDLPVSLLLMLILVGSGIYNRKLKRTTGSILLLIYLLYLTFLGYNVFLG